CGAACCCTAAGTTTCGTAGATGTTGTTCGTTCgggtttaaaaaaaagtttgtgtctttttttttttctaaattagtTTGTCTTTTTCTGAATATCGGTTGTCGGAATTTCTTTTAGGGGAAATATGGAGATGGAAACTGTTGCGGGGGTCGGTGAAGAGACAAGACCTAAAGCCAACTCTGGGTCAGCAAAAGAATACGACGTCGTGGCCTCAGGTGAGAACGGTGTTAGGGTTTCTGAAAACGGAGATGAGTCTGGTGTTATTGAAGATTGTGTGATGAATGGAGTTTCGTCGTTGCTAAAGCTTAAGCAAGATGTAAGTGAGAATAAagatggtgaagaagaagaagaagaagaagaagaagaagaggaagaggaagagcaTGGATACCAAGTAGGAGATTTTGTGTGGGGCAAAATCAAGAATCATCCATGGTGGCCAGGTCAGATATACGATCCATCGGAAGCTTCAGAGTTGgcgttgaagaagaagaagaagcaaaagggGAAGAAGCTGCTGGTTGCGTATTTCGGAGACGGGACGTTCGCTTGGTGCGGTCCCTCGCAGTTGAAACCGTTTGCGGAGAGTTTCGAAGAGTGTTCCAACGCCAGCAACGCGAGGAGCATTGTAACCGCGGTGGAAGAGGCGGTCGAAGAGATGGGTAGACACATGGAGCGTTTACTACTAAAACGCAGCGGCGGCGATTGCGGCGCAGAGGCAGAGGACCGTGTGGTTAAGAACGCTGGGATAAAAGAAGGTGTTGTCGTTCGTGAGGTGAGGAGAGAGATGATTTCTTCTCTGCTGGTTGGTAAACCTGAAGGGATTCTCCAAGATGTTAGAGGATTTGCAGCGACGGTTAGTTTCGGCGGTTTGCTTGAGCTTGAGGTTGTGAAGCGGAAGGTGTCTGCGTTTTACCGGTCTAAAGGAGGATATGGTTTGACTGAGTTTCCTGAGCCACAACCAGTTCCGGGACTTGAAGACAAGaacaatgatgatgatgatgatgatgaagacgagGACTTTGATGAAGGTGGTGCTAAACGTTCGacaatagaagaagaagaagaagcggaagAGAAGTCGTCGATTCAAAGACGGTTAGAGAAGTGCTCAGGTTTTCCTGATCATAGGCTGCAACACAGGAGGAAGCAGAAGAGCATTGCTGAGATATTGGAGAATGAGTCTTGTGCTATGGTGAGACTTGAGATAGAGTCTGATGATCAAAAGGGGAAGTCGAGTAGGAAGAAGGTCAAACGTAGCGATGAGGTTGCACTTGTAGCCACCACCAATCCGAGGAGTAGAAGAATGAAAGAAGATAGCAAAGGcaaaaggaagaggaagaaggatgGGGATGGGAgtggaggagagagagaagaggatGAAACAGATAACGATTCAACTCCGTTAGCTTCACTGCGAAAGGGGCCGAAGGTTGATGCTGCTTCAAGTGGCGAGACCTCCACACAAacaggaaagagagagaggaagaagagcaaGTACTTTTCGTCTGAGTTCTTGTCAGATTTTTCATCTAAAGGCAGAAGAAAGACCAAAACTGAACCTGAATCTTGCATTGTTCCAAGTCAGAGCCAAGTAGGAGGAGGAGAGCTGATGGCCGATGGTGCGAGTAATAGCCTCGTGGTGGTGGAAGAGGACAACCCTTGTGAGTTATTACTATTGGAGAATGGTGAAGTTCATCAGGAACTTAGTAACGCTGTCGATTTTCTGAGATTGGGAGCTACAGCTGAGGAAATTCGGGATCTGATTCGTGTATCTGCTCTTGGTACAGAATATCCAAAAGACAGTAGCTCAAGAGACATGGTAAGAGAGTTCATGTCCATCTACAGAAGCTTCACATATCGTGAGGGTGTTAACAGCAAGTTTCTAGGGAGTTATAATACTGCAGATTCAGACAAGGAAGAAGTGAATGGGACAGGCAAACctgagaagaagattgagcaACCTGGAAAAGAAGAGAATGAGACAGCAAAGAGACGGAGAAAACTAAAGACGCAAGCTGATGAAGTAGAAGAAACCCGCAAAGAGGTGACTGAGACgacaaagaaagagagaaagcgTAGGAAGCCTGAATCTGAGAAGAAAGCtgatgaagaagaggaaacCCTAGAAGAGTTTACGAAGAAAGAGAGAATAGCTAAGAAGCCTAAATCAAGGAAGCAAggggatgaagaagaagaagaagaggcgaGTGGGTCaacaaagaaagagaaaaaaactaaGAAGCCTAAGTTTGAAGAACAGGAAACCCCGAGTGAGTCTGAGAAGAAGGAAAGAGAGGCAAAAACAAAGAAGCAGGAATCTGAGAAGGAATTTTCAGGAGCTGAGCTGTTTGTTACATTTGGTCCTGGTTCAAGTCTACCTAAAAAAGAAGTGCTTATTGGAATCTATGGAAAGTTTGGAGCTTTGGATGAAGAGAGAAGCTATGTTTCAGAGACCAGCTTCTGTGCCCGTGTTGCCTTCTTGAACGTGGACGAGGGAGAGACAGCCTTTGAGTCTTCACTTGAGAACTCTCCTTTTGGTTCTATTTCCACGGTGAAATTCAGACTCAAGTATCCTAATGAGAGAGCAGGGAAGAAGAAAGGTGAAGTTGAAGCTGAAGTTGCAGAGGCTAAAACTGTGGAGATGGGACATTTGAAGAAGAAGTTTGAGGAGATGATATCATTGGTGGATAAGTCTGAAAGAGGGATGACTGCAGAAGTTAAAGTGAAACTTGAAGAGGAGATGGTGAATTTGCTTGAGGAAGTAAGAAAGATGCCACTGTCTTAggattatgtttttatgttttatgttggTTGAGACGTTTACAGGGGGGATTGTGAGTTTTCTGGAAAAAGCAAGGTCTTAGGATTATGTCTCTTATGTTTGTTGGTTGAGAATTTTCGAGACACTTTTACAGGTTTTTAGGATATTTATGGTCTTCTgcaacaagaaaaacaaaactattTCTGAAGTTTATGATAACTATGATCGGATCGTCTCATAGGTTAGAAAAAATGGTCAAATGTCTTTGTCTTGCATTTTCACTAACTTTTAAGTTTCCCAAATTTGAGAAACTAAGCACATTCATGCCCTTTGGGTAGTACCATTCTCTTGACGGGTCACTGATACGGTAACACTGTTGTTACgagttaaatatatttgaattgatATCTGTGTTTGTATTATGAGCTAATTAGCTTAAAAACATAAGAAGATCCCGAAATTAAGAGAATACCAAAAACAGAAACTTGTGCAGATGTGGCAGAAAAGGATTTTTGCTTCGTGAATACCCTGGAAATTTTGACGACtcgtcttctttttttttaacgttgGATTTTATTATTAAGCTTTAAGGCAAATTGTTTTTAAACAAAGAAAACtatcaaaacaaaagtaaagaatACACCAGTAGAGATCCAAAGTAAAATAACACATATCTTGCGTATGGATGACTAAAAATTTTCACATAAAAACTCCATATTTGTTTTTGGAATAGCTAAATCTCAAGGGAGACTATCTTCGTATTGATCCAAAAACACCATGTTTCAGACTGAATTGAGAACGATTGTCACTCTCTTTTTAATACTCTAGTAGGAGCCACTGAGACAAGACAACTCTTTATATTGCTTTATTGCTGATAATAGAGTCAAAGAGATTACAGTTCCATAGAATTTGATACTGCTTTTTGAAGTAACCATAATTTGCAGCAAGAACTCCATCACTATCACATGAGGAACCATTAACGATTGAAGCCGGTAAGACCCGTGGCCACCATCCGCAGTAGATCTGTCAATTACTTTTCCTAAACGGTTCAATTGAACCGAAACCTTTGTCTTTCCAATTCTATTGGAAGAAACatacaaaagaacaataaaaaatttgccagatttaaaataaattggcaATCGAATAAAATAAACAACCAGAAGTAAATCAGATCAAAGAAAGAGAAGCAGAACGAATCAAACAAGCCGATGACGGAGCTGTAGAAGCCTCCTGCCATCGGCttgaaactattaaaaaatctctcttttctctcttgatggCTAGGGTTTTAGTCTAGATTGATATAAGTCATCAACGACTCGTCTTCTTTATTGTAGGTTTTTAGAGTTTTTTCTGACACAATATTTATAGCTAGATTTGGTAAGACAATATAAAGGTTTATTTGCTCAATAATCAAAATCATAATGGAAATTAAGTACATGATATTGATGTTGCATAATTAAGAAACTATCATTTGTGTCACATATCATCCAGTTATAACCTCTGCATGTGCAAGTTGCCagtaccaaaaaaaagaaagtgataCGATGGTTTGTGAAGTCaaccctcttttttttttttgcttaaatccCTTTGTGTTGTTGGAGATGatgtaacaaaataatatatggtaAATTAAGCACATATGTATGatgttaacaaaataaaatgtagCCAATATTTATTGTACACTATTCATATTCCACACAGTCAAACCGGAATGTTCTATTCcatataaacaaaatagtatacGAGAGTGAATTAGTGAAACCTCCACCCAGATGATAACACTAAATCTTAACCTGAAAATATCAACCCACATCCGAGATATAAACATTTTCTCccgttttcaaataatgacattTACCAGATTtataatactatactacatggTGGACATAGTATAGTACATTTAGAATGTACGAGAACTAAGCTTTACTTTTCGTTCAATAGTTCAGGGGACTTTAGTAgcaaagttatatatatataatgttgtaCTACTATATTATTGAATAGAATAGACTAACATTACGATATAGATGGGTTCATATCACTAATACAAGTAACAAAGTAACAAGGGTGATTTAGTGAAACTCAACCCAGAcgataacactaaaccctaacctgGAAATGAAAACACACATCCGAGATTTAAACAGTTTTCTCCGTTTTCAAATAATGAAATTCACCAGGTTCATAATACTATACATGGTAGATATAGTATAGTACTTTTAGAGGTACGGGAACTAAACTTAGTTCTCATTCAATAATTCAGGGGACTTTAGTAGCAAGGTTATATGGATGTTGTACTACTATATTATTGAATGGAATAGACTGACGTTACGACATATATGAGTTCATATCACTAATACAAGTAATAGAGTAATGAGGGTGAGTTAGTAAAACATCCACCCAGATGATAACACTAGACCCTAACCTGGAAATATCAACCCAAATCCGAGATATAAACAGTTTTTTCccgttttcaaataatgacattcaCCAGATTCATAATAATATACTACATAGTGCATATAGTATTGTACTTTTAAAGTGTACGAGCTCGTTCAATAATTCAGGATGAGTTAGTGAAACTCAACTTagatgataaaactataccctaacccggaaatgtcaacccacatccaaaatataaacaatttccCTCTACTGAGAAATATTGACAGTAACCAAATTATTACATGTTTAAGAAAtagtatagaaatatgtcacgaATAGTATGGTACCCTTGCATAAATAACTACACTAAagaatatatagtatattacTTCGTTCACCGAATATAGTATAGACGGCGCATCTTcttcaattcttattttttcaaACGTGCTGATACACCTCCACTTTGTTCACCGTTGTTATTCTTCACCACCATATAAAGATCATCTTTGtctcctttctttttttccgACACAGCAATGCTTCTACCGGTCCGTCATCATCGTTATTTTTCACCATGGTAacactaaaacaaaaacaaaaacagagtaaaaaacaGAAGCAGAACATTAACAGAGtacaaaaacagaaacataaacacaatataaaaataaaaacagaaacagagtataaaaataaaaacagaaacagagtatagaaacaaaaacaaaacagagtaaaaagcACGATGTCACCCCATTCTCTACGGtgccatcttctcctccaaATTCAATTTCGTAAGCCATGAATCTTTGTTTTTTCCTTGCTTTGAGATAAAGTGGTGCGTGTTTGTACGtaccaagaagaaacaaagatttgatgaaaagaggaagaagaagagaagatatgTGTATCAATAATAGCcacaatttattatattatttatttaatatttagttttaataaatatttctcaGCAGGTTACATAGGTCACAACTAATGGGTAatatgactattttttatattgtggaGTTGGTATATAGATGATCTAGGGGTTTTAGTTATGGAgtgaattaatatttgtttgatGGTTGTACAATCCAGTTCCCCATAATATAAAGATTACGTTTAGATTATATGAACTCGCATCGGTAACTTAAATTATACAGTGGGTTCAGAACATCTTTGATTAATTTGCCTTGTTTTAATGAAATAGGTACAGTGATATTCTCAAAGAGGCTTTCAATCCACAAGATCTCTAAAATAAATGGCATTTTTGGATAGCGAATTCATGGAAATATTTGCATCCTCTACATACAAAAATGTGTCTAtgattaatttgttttgtttccgaaACTGAACGTCTATAAGTTGAGTGTAaactatcaaaaaaaaattatttgctaACACTATTTACGGGTACGTCTAATGCTTCAACAATGTCAAGCAGAAAGAGTAGATACATCtgaacactaaaccctaaataaaaaatgctaaactctaaaccaaatAGGGACCCCAGAACCCAAAGGGTAAAGAGCAAACACTAAAATTTAAACTCTGACCCCGTAAACATATtacttgattaaaaatataaataattataccttcaaccatatattattattcaCAACTGTATCTCAACAGCTGAACGTCAGTGTAAACAATTTATAcagaaaatttatttattaaacagtCAGATATTTTCATAACCGGCTACCTCGCTTTTTCACTTAGCTTACGTATGCTTTAGTCGGATAGTTTTTGCATTGGCTGTTACTTGTAAATATTAATCGGGAAATTAGTTATTGAGGGTATGTCTAATACTTCAAAAATGTCAAGCAGAAAGAGTGGACACATCTAGACCCTAAACACAAActgctaaaccctaaacccaatagGGACCCGGAACCCAAAGAGTAAAGAGTAAACACTAAAATCTTAACATTTATCCTCATAAACATATtacatgattaaaaatataaattattatactatCAACCATATATTCTTGTTCACAACTGAACCCCAACAACTGAACGTCAGtgtaaacaaaattatatagaaaatttgTTTATTAAGCAGTCAGCTATTTTCATAACCGGCTAACCTCGTTTTTTTCACTTATCTTACGTATGTTTTAGCCGGATAGTTTTCGCATTAGCTGTCACCTGTAAATATTAATCGGACAATTGGTTTGACCTTATATTGCGGGTACGTCTAATGCTTCAACAATGTCAAGCATAAAGAATGGACATATTTAAACCCAAAACTCTAAACACAAaatgctaaaccctaaacccaatagGGACCCAGGAACCCAAAGGGTAAAGAGTAAACACTAAAATATTTACCCTTATCCGCGTAAACATATTACttggttaaaatataaattattatactcTAAACTATATACTCTTATTCACAATTGTACCAAAACAGCTGAACGTCAGTGTAAAcaaattatatagaaaatttatttattaaacagtCAGATATTTTCATAATCGGTTAACCTCGCCTTTTTCACTTAGCCGTAAAATTATTACGTAAGATAGCTTGTCAATTTTGTTGTTAGACGTGTAACTTGATTGATAGTTCGTTAATGGTAATGAGAAACCAAACTTTCAATTATTCAGAATTTACTATTATGGTATGATAATTTCTCTAACCATTCATGGAATAAAGTCTACAGTTAACAGTTTTGTAAACTGgtgataaattttattattcgaACACTGCATAAGaaataattattgtttttaattacaaCAAAAGAAACCACACCGTATTATTGTTTTGATCAATATTGATCTCCGAAGTGAATTTAATTACAACCGTGAACAAAAACACTTAAATAAACTTGAATGGATAAAgctaaaaacataatattaatttcaaTAAACCATGAAAAGAATCacttaaaaatattgttttctaatCTATCAAAAAAATATCTCATTAAACACTTAAAACAGTGAAAAGATCCAAAACATAACTAATAGATACTCAAGAGAATAACATCACTGTTGGAAAGATCTTTGCGTATCTACATATACGATTTCGTCTATATGTAGCGGACCAAGAGATGTATGTTGGGTAGAGGTAGTAGAGTAAAAATCATGAACAGTTTCTATTTCGAGACCATTGGTATATCGCCAAATACGGGAAAGTGTTTTGGTATGGCTCCCAATTTCTCTTGTATTATATTGATATTGGAGATTTTAATGTTGATATCTTTGTGTTTGTATTAAATTGATATTGGAGATTTAAATGAGATCAGAGGAAATCATAAAAAAGAAAGTTGTAGTCTTTCATCACGCAGATATTTGGTCTTTTACAACATGATAGGCAATTATGGTTTAATGGAGTTTTCTAGTCTTGGGaataatttatcataaaatGGAAGGCTTTTACTACATGATAGACAATTATGGTTTAGTGAAGTTTTCTAGTATTGGGAATACTTTATCATGAAATGGAAGGAGACGAGGATAAATTGTAAACTATCGTTTAGACCAATTTTTTGGAAATAATGACTGGTATAATATGTTTCCATGCTTATTTGTAGAGTATGGTATGATTGGATCCAATTACAGACCGATTGTGGTTTCAGTTAaggataaaattattaaattcacAGATTCATTTTCTTGACAAGAGATGGATATGAGCAGATGGTCTCATAGATTCGATATCCCATGGTTGAAAACCAAGGCATGTAAAGGACAACGTAGGAATTGTGGACTAGAATAAGGCATTTGAGGAAATTCAAAATGATTTTACAAAGTCTAACGATGAGGCTTCGGAGGTCTCACGAAAATTACAAGAAGCATATCGAAATAAGAAACAATATCGGgaacaaaaaaagtaaaactaagTGGCACACATGTGGTGATAGAAACACAACATTTTATCAtgctttgacaaaaaaaaagacataacaTGATAATTGGTTTACATAATGAGGAGGGAAATTGGATTAACTCAGAAGAGGAGATCGAAGGAGTGGCGGTTAgttattttaatgatttgtttCTTACCTTCTCGCCATCAGGTTTTGATAGTTTTTTTGGAACAAGTTCTGATTTTTGGTTACAGAAGCCCATAATTTTCGGCTACAAAAAAAGAGGTAAGAGTAGCACTATTTATGATGCATCCGGAAAAGACTCCATGTCCAGATAGAATGACAGCGTTTTTATCAACAATCCTGATCAATAATTAAGGATGACGTGGTtactatttttaatgattttttgagAACTACACTTTTTAATGGTAAATTGAATTTGACAAATATTTGCCTTATTCCAAAAACAGCTAAACCAAATAGGATGACAAACCTTAGATCCATCAGCTTGTGCAATATAGGCTACAAAATCATCTCTAAGGTGTTATGCAAGCGGCTCAAAGTCTTACTACCAAATTTGATCTCAGAGACTCAATCTGCTTTTGTCTCTAGAAGGTTAATATCATATAACATTTTCATTGCGCATGAGACGTTTCATGGTTTGCGGACTAAAAATTCGTGCAAGGATaagttttttagaaaataagtCAGATATGAGTAAGACTTATGATAGAGTTGAATGGATCTTTCTTCAATGTATTCTTTTGAAAATGGGATTTTCTTCAAAATGGATTGCATTGATGATGCAATGTATCTTCTCAGTCAGTTACAAGGTGTTACTAAATGGGCAGCCAAAAAGGCATATAGTTCCAGAGAAGGGTTAAAACAAGGGGATCAACTGTcgtatttatttatcttatgtaCAGAAACTCTTATTGCAAACACTCGAAaacaagaaagagaaaaaacgGTTCACAGGTCTAAAAATAGTTCGGGCCAGTCCATCAATCTCCCATTTGTTATTTTAggatgatattttattttttatgcaaGGCTACGGTTCAGGAGTGTGGAGTCATCCTTAAGTTACTTAAAGATTATGAGATGGTCAGGGCAACAAATCAATTTTCTGAAGTCATTGATATAGTTTGGTCATAATGTCCGAGCAGAGGTCAGAGTGGATATTCACAGCTTACTTGGTATCTCAAATCTAGGAGGTATGGGAAACTATCTGGACATTCCTGAAAGTTACGGTGGCTCAAAAATAcagatttttggttttttaactaaaaagtaaataataaggTGAATAATTGGCCAGTCCGCTTTCTTACAAGAAAGGGTAAATAGGTCTTAATTAAATCAGTGTCTTCAGTTATGCCAAACGCATGTGATGTCATATTTCAGATCTCCTAAAAGGGTTATTAAAGAGTTTACAAATATTACATCACATTTTTGGTGGGGGCAGCAACAATAAAAAAGACATTTACTGGTATTCATGGGACAAAATGTGTACACATAAGGAagaagggggggggggggttgtgGCGGTGGTGGTTTGAGTTTCAAGgatctacaaaattttaatacGTCTTTATTAGTAGAGTAAATTTGGCGGTTAATAGATAAGCCAAGTGCTTATTTTCAAGGGTTTTTAAAGGACGATACTTTTGAAATTCTCATCACTCGATGAACACAGATCTTATTCATTTTCGTATGAGTGGAGAAACATCTGTTCAACTAGACATCTGGTTATAAAAAATCCTAATCAAAGGAGTGGAAAATGTGCAATCAATATCCATTTGGAATGATCCATGGATTCCTGCTCCTCGCCCGAGGTCAGCAGTACCAAAAAATCATAGTCAATTTTTAAATCATTCTCTATCGCCATCAGGCTTTGATGGTTTTTTTGGAAGAAGTTCTGACTTTTGGTTACAGAAGCCCATAATTTTTGGCTACAAAAAAAGAGGTAAGAGTGGCACTATTTATGATACATCCGGAAAAGACTTCATGTCCAGATGGAATGAAAGCGTTTTTATCAACAATCCTGATCAATAATTAAGGATGACGTGGTtactatttttaatgattttttgagAACTAGAGATTTTGATGGTAAATTGAATTTGACAAATATTTGCCTTATTCCAAAAACAGCGAAACCAAATAGGATGACAGACCTTAGATCCATCAGCTTGTGCAATATAGGCTACAAAATCATCTCTAAGGTGTTATGCAAGCGGCTCAAAGTCTTACTACCAAATTTGATCTCAGAGACTCAATCTGCTTTTGTCTCTAGAAGGTTAATATCATATAACATTTTCATTGCACATGAGATGTTTCATGGGTTGCGGACTAACAATTCGTGCAAGGATaagtttttttagaaattaagtCAGATATGAGTAAGACTTATGATAGAGTTGAATGGATCTTTCTTCAGTGTATTCTATTGAAAATGGGATTTTCTTCAGAATGGATTGCATTGATGATGCAATGTATCTCCTCAGTCAGTTACAAGGTGTTACTAAATGGGCAGCCAAAAAGGCATATAGTTCCAGAGAGGGGTTAAAACAAGGGCATCAACTGTCCCcgtatttatttatcttatgtaCAGAAACTCTTATTGCAAACATTCGAAAgcaagaaagagaaaaaacgGTTCACAGGTCTAAAAATAGCTCGGGCCAGTCCATCAATCTCCCATTTGTTATTTTAGGatgatagtttattttttatgtaaGGCTACGGTGCAGGAGTGTGGAGTCATCCTTAAGTTACTTAAAGATTACGAGATGGTCAGGGCAACAAATCAATTTTCCGAAGTCATTGATATAGTTTGGTCATAAGGTCCGAGCAGAGGACAGAGTGGATATTCACAGCTTACTTGGTATCTCAAATCTAGGAGGTATGGGAAACTATCTAGGCATTCCTGAAAGATTCAGTGGCTCAAAAATACAGATTTTTGGTTTCTTAacttaaaaagtaaataataaggTGAATAATTGGACAGTCCGCTTTCTTACAAGAAGGGGTAAAGAGGTCTTCATTAAATCAGTGTCTTCAGTTATGCCAAACGCATGTGATGTCATATTTCAGATCTCCTAAAAGGGTTACTAAAGAGATTACAAATATTACATCACATTTTTGGTGGGGGGCAGCAATAAAAAAAGACATTTACTGGTATTCATGGGACAAAATGTGTACACATAAGGAAGAGAGGGGGGgggggtgtgtggtggtggtggtttgaGTTTCAAGGATCTACAAGATTTTAATACGTCTTTATTGGTAGAGTACTTTTGGTGGTTAATAGATAAGCCAAGTGCTTATTTTCAAGGGTTTTTAAATGACGGTACTTCTGAAATTCTCATCACTCGATGAACACAGATCTTATTCATTTTCGTATGAGTGGAGAAACATCTGTTCAAACTAGACATCTGGTTATAAAAAATCCTAATCAAAGGAGTGGAAAATGGGCAATCAATATCCGTTTGTAATGATCCATGGATTCCTGCTCCTCGCCGGAGGTCAGCAGTACCAAAAAATCATAGTCAATTTTTAAATCAGTCTCTATCAGTGGAGGATCTCATCAATCCGGTTAATCCTTCTTGGGATGTAGATTTTCTTAATGCATATGTTCATCCAGACGATGTCAAGATCATTAGAGGTTTGGTGGTTAGTATAACTCAACAGCCCGATATATATGGCTGAGCGTTTACAGAGTTTGGAAGGTATTCGGTTAAATCAGGTTTTAGAACCAAAAACTTATATCCTGACAGGGGTCCAAGGATAATACCGTACGGACCAAATATAAAACCTCTGCTGGCTTTTCATGGAAACATAAATGCTCCCCAAAACTGCGGTATTTGGTTTGGCAAGTATTATTTGGGATTTTACCAGTGTTCAAAATTATGAGGGCACACGGTATTGATTGTGATCTACGGTGTAGTATTTCTGGAGCTGAGGATGGATGAATCTGTGAATCATGTTCTTTTTGAATGTCCACCAGCTTTACAGACACGGGCTTTATCAAGGATTCCTCCTCCCCTGAAATTTTTCCATTTTCATAAATGTTCACCTATTTAGATTATCTCTTTTGGAAGCTACCAAAAATGTTGAGTCAGAatatttttcttgaattttgTGGTATATATGGAAGAACATAAATGACAAGatctataaaaaataagaatGGGAATCCCCAGTAGATCCTCAGCATAGCGGAACTTGTACACTTTGGGCTGAGGCACAATTGTTAGTACATGAACACCATGAGAATTTTTAGCACGCCACTGATTGGAAATTTTTGGGATCAACCAGAGCTTATTATGTCGATGGAGCCTGGAAGGAACACGATGTTTTCACTGGGCATGGGTGGTATTGCTGACATTTAGATTCGGAGGACATAATGATGGGAACAATGAATCTCCGACGTAGCATATCACCATTACACACGG
The sequence above is drawn from the Raphanus sativus cultivar WK10039 chromosome 7, ASM80110v3, whole genome shotgun sequence genome and encodes:
- the LOC108815834 gene encoding PWWP domain-containing protein 3, which codes for MEMETVAGVGEETRPKANSGSAKEYDVVASGENGVRVSENGDESGVIEDCVMNGVSSLLKLKQDVSENKDGEEEEEEEEEEEEEEEHGYQVGDFVWGKIKNHPWWPGQIYDPSEASELALKKKKKQKGKKLLVAYFGDGTFAWCGPSQLKPFAESFEECSNASNARSIVTAVEEAVEEMGRHMERLLLKRSGGDCGAEAEDRVVKNAGIKEGVVVREVRREMISSLLVGKPEGILQDVRGFAATVSFGGLLELEVVKRKVSAFYRSKGGYGLTEFPEPQPVPGLEDKNNDDDDDDEDEDFDEGGAKRSTIEEEEEAEEKSSIQRRLEKCSGFPDHRLQHRRKQKSIAEILENESCAMVRLEIESDDQKGKSSRKKVKRSDEVALVATTNPRSRRMKEDSKGKRKRKKDGDGSGGEREEDETDNDSTPLASLRKGPKVDAASSGETSTQTGKRERKKSKYFSSEFLSDFSSKGRRKTKTEPESCIVPSQSQVGGGELMADGASNSLVVVEEDNPCELLLLENGEVHQELSNAVDFLRLGATAEEIRDLIRVSALGTEYPKDSSSRDMVREFMSIYRSFTYREGVNSKFLGSYNTADSDKEEVNGTGKPEKKIEQPGKEENETAKRRRKLKTQADEVEETRKEVTETTKKERKRRKPESEKKADEEEETLEEFTKKERIAKKPKSRKQGDEEEEEEASGSTKKEKKTKKPKFEEQETPSESEKKEREAKTKKQESEKEFSGAELFVTFGPGSSLPKKEVLIGIYGKFGALDEERSYVSETSFCARVAFLNVDEGETAFESSLENSPFGSISTVKFRLKYPNERAGKKKGEVEAEVAEAKTVEMGHLKKKFEEMISLVDKSERGMTAEVKVKLEEEMVNLLEEVRKMPLS